Proteins from one Planctomyces sp. SH-PL62 genomic window:
- a CDS encoding glycoside hydrolase family 71/99-like protein, with protein MLPARFGGAALADGPADDEPWLKPYDGPSRADVDATTLDGKVLCGYQGWFNTPCDGSGFGFVHWGEGLERPGGGRFTVDMWPDVSEYAAEDLCEVPGLKMPDGSPARLYSGYSKGPTLVHTRWMREYGIGGVFLSRFIGEAASPDRARHVNRVLANVREGCHREGRVWAMMLDLSAGPRATTKMVMDDWKFLCDRVKVREDSRYLHHQGKPVVLLWGLGFTDRPWSVEQAKELVAFFKDDPNYGGVHLIGGVDAHWRTLRGASRKDPAWVEVYRSFDAVSPWDAGRYHDDASMDRTRRDVWEGDVAELHAAGKGYMPTAFPGFSWDNLQRKAPGTTVIPRRGGEFYWRQFAIFRDLGVRTVFVGMFDEVDEGTAIYKLADQLPVGRHFLGAEGLPRDWYLRLTGAASRMIRGETPLSWTIPEN; from the coding sequence GTGCTGCCTGCTCGTTTCGGGGGGGCCGCCCTCGCCGACGGCCCGGCCGACGACGAGCCCTGGCTGAAGCCTTACGACGGGCCGTCGCGGGCGGATGTGGACGCGACGACGCTCGACGGCAAGGTGCTTTGCGGCTATCAGGGGTGGTTCAACACGCCTTGCGACGGCTCGGGGTTCGGCTTCGTCCACTGGGGAGAGGGGCTCGAACGGCCGGGGGGCGGGCGGTTCACCGTCGACATGTGGCCGGACGTCTCCGAGTACGCGGCCGAGGACCTCTGCGAGGTCCCGGGCCTGAAGATGCCGGACGGCTCGCCCGCGAGGCTCTACAGCGGCTACTCGAAGGGGCCGACGCTCGTCCACACGCGCTGGATGCGCGAGTACGGGATCGGCGGCGTCTTCCTCAGCCGGTTCATCGGCGAGGCCGCGAGCCCGGACCGCGCCCGGCACGTCAACCGCGTGCTGGCGAACGTCCGCGAGGGCTGCCACCGCGAGGGCCGCGTCTGGGCCATGATGCTCGACCTCTCCGCCGGCCCCCGCGCCACGACGAAGATGGTCATGGACGACTGGAAGTTCCTCTGCGATCGGGTCAAGGTCCGCGAGGACTCCCGATACCTCCACCATCAGGGGAAGCCCGTCGTCCTGCTCTGGGGGCTGGGATTCACCGATCGGCCCTGGTCGGTGGAGCAGGCGAAGGAGTTGGTCGCCTTCTTCAAGGACGACCCGAACTACGGCGGCGTCCACCTGATCGGCGGCGTCGACGCCCACTGGCGGACCCTCCGGGGCGCGTCCCGCAAGGACCCCGCCTGGGTCGAGGTCTACCGCTCGTTCGACGCCGTCAGCCCCTGGGACGCCGGCCGTTACCACGACGACGCCTCCATGGACCGCACCCGCCGGGACGTCTGGGAAGGGGACGTCGCCGAGCTGCACGCGGCCGGCAAGGGCTACATGCCCACGGCCTTCCCCGGCTTCTCCTGGGACAACCTCCAGCGCAAGGCGCCGGGGACCACCGTCATCCCGCGCCGGGGGGGCGAATTCTACTGGCGACAGTTCGCCATCTTCCGCGACCTCGGCGTGCGGACGGTCTTCGTCGGCATGTTCGACGAGGTCGACGAGGGGACCGCCATTTACAAGCTCGCCGACCAGCTCCCCGTCGGCCGCCACTTCCTCGGCGCCGAGGGACTGCCCAGGGACTGGTACCTCCGCCTCACCGGCGCCGCCTCACGGATGATCCGAGGCGAAACGCCCCTCTCCTGGACGATCCCCGAAAACTGA
- the acpP gene encoding acyl carrier protein, whose translation MSVEERVIEIVSEQMGVSKDQVSKETSFVNDLGADSLDTVELVMEFEEEFDITIPDDEAEKIQTVGQAIDYIEQHAHAK comes from the coding sequence GTGTCCGTGGAAGAGCGCGTGATCGAAATCGTCAGCGAACAGATGGGTGTGTCGAAGGATCAGGTCAGCAAGGAGACGTCGTTCGTCAACGACCTCGGCGCCGACTCGCTGGACACCGTCGAGCTGGTCATGGAGTTCGAGGAAGAGTTCGACATCACCATCCCCGACGACGAGGCGGAGAAGATCCAGACGGTGGGGCAGGCGATCGACTACATCGAGCAGCACGCGCACGCCAAGTGA
- a CDS encoding 6-phosphofructokinase, translated as MKVGLLTGGGDCPGLNAVIRAVVRRISDAGGTCVGVLEGWRGLVRGTYRPLEPHDVDSLVGRGGTILGSSRTNPYKNPDADVPRLRRNFVEAGLDALVVIGGDDTLGVAARLINDFQIPIVGVPKTIDNDLMLADFSFGFDTAVNVVVESVERLRTTAESHRRVIVVETMGRNTGWLACFAGMAVGADYVLVPEVPIDVPHLIVALKRLQGTAKNHAIVVVAEGARYQDAPGAVLDAEVFGHPKMGGVGALIADVIDRQLRVETRTVVLGHLQRGGAPTAHDRVLATRMGLAAAELVLRRRFGAVLTLAGSQIADVPLDSAVLATRPLDLAFYQDAAAFFY; from the coding sequence ATGAAAGTCGGATTGCTGACGGGAGGCGGGGACTGCCCCGGCTTGAACGCCGTGATCCGGGCCGTCGTGCGACGGATCTCGGACGCGGGCGGGACGTGCGTGGGGGTCCTGGAAGGCTGGCGAGGGCTCGTGCGCGGGACCTACCGCCCGCTGGAGCCGCACGACGTGGACTCGCTGGTGGGCCGGGGGGGGACCATCCTCGGCTCGTCGCGCACCAACCCGTACAAGAACCCCGATGCCGACGTTCCCAGGCTGCGCCGCAACTTCGTGGAGGCGGGGCTCGACGCGCTCGTGGTCATCGGCGGCGACGACACGCTGGGGGTGGCCGCGAGGCTGATCAACGACTTCCAGATCCCGATCGTCGGCGTCCCCAAGACGATCGACAACGACCTGATGCTGGCCGACTTCTCGTTCGGTTTCGACACGGCGGTGAACGTCGTCGTCGAGTCGGTCGAGCGGCTGCGCACCACGGCGGAGAGCCATCGTCGCGTGATCGTCGTCGAGACGATGGGCCGCAACACGGGCTGGCTCGCCTGCTTCGCCGGGATGGCCGTGGGGGCCGATTACGTCCTGGTCCCCGAGGTCCCCATCGACGTCCCCCACCTGATCGTCGCCCTCAAGCGGCTGCAAGGGACCGCCAAGAACCACGCCATCGTGGTCGTCGCCGAGGGCGCCCGGTATCAGGACGCCCCCGGCGCCGTGCTCGACGCCGAGGTCTTCGGCCACCCGAAGATGGGGGGCGTCGGGGCCCTGATCGCCGACGTCATCGACCGCCAGCTCCGCGTCGAGACCCGCACGGTCGTCCTGGGCCACCTCCAGCGCGGGGGGGCCCCGACCGCCCACGACCGCGTGCTCGCCACCCGCATGGGCCTCGCCGCCGCCGAACTCGTCCTCCGCCGACGCTTCGGCGCCGTCCTGACCCTCGCCGGGTCCCAGATCGCCGACGTCCCCCTCGACTCCGCCGTCCTCGCCACCCGCCCCCTCGACCTCGCCTTCTACCAGGACGCCGCCGCCTTCTTCTACTGA
- a CDS encoding DUF7009 family protein, whose translation MKLRLKGNSIRVRLDRQDIQRLADDGRVEEALRFGPGRAFAYAVEAGPAPRERPTADFDEGRLTIRLDRADVDSWIAGDRVGFTHEQAVEGSVVRILLEKDFACLERPAGEEADDRHAFPNPSASC comes from the coding sequence ATGAAGCTGCGACTCAAGGGAAATTCGATCCGCGTCCGATTGGACCGCCAGGACATCCAGCGGCTCGCCGATGACGGCCGGGTCGAGGAAGCCCTCCGATTCGGCCCGGGCAGGGCCTTCGCCTACGCCGTGGAGGCCGGTCCCGCCCCTCGCGAGCGCCCCACGGCCGACTTCGACGAGGGCCGCCTGACCATCCGCCTCGATCGGGCCGACGTCGACTCCTGGATCGCCGGCGACCGCGTCGGCTTCACCCACGAACAGGCCGTCGAGGGCAGCGTCGTGCGCATCCTCCTGGAGAAAGACTTCGCCTGCCTCGAACGACCGGCCGGCGAGGAAGCGGACGACCGACACGCCTTCCCAAACCCGTCGGCCTCCTGCTAG
- the dinB gene encoding DNA polymerase IV: protein MDAFYASVEQRDDPELRGKPVAVGGARERGVVAAASYEARRFGVRSAMPSVTAKRKCPGLIFVKPRFDVYRDISRQIRAIFAEYTPLIEPLSLDEAYLDVTENLKGMRSATEIAEEIRARIRAETGLTASAGVSYNKFLAKIASDERKPDGLFVIRPDHGPAFVEALPVGKFHGIGPVTRTKMDGLGIRTGGDLKRQSLMFLQQHFGKAGPYYFSLARGVDERRVSADRVRKSIGAERTFNADLFTAEEARDALEPLIGQVWSYCEGSTIRGRTATLKARYADFQQITRSRTVDVPVASQAVLEGLVFALLEPLFPVDKGIRLLGVTLSSLEDDSERRLARQLPLPF from the coding sequence ATGGACGCGTTCTACGCGTCCGTCGAGCAACGTGACGATCCTGAGCTTCGCGGCAAGCCCGTCGCGGTCGGCGGGGCTCGCGAGCGAGGCGTCGTGGCGGCCGCGAGCTACGAGGCCCGCCGGTTCGGCGTCCGGTCCGCCATGCCCTCGGTCACGGCGAAGCGGAAGTGCCCAGGGCTCATCTTCGTGAAGCCGCGGTTCGACGTCTATCGTGACATCTCCCGCCAGATCCGCGCGATCTTCGCCGAATACACGCCGCTCATCGAGCCCCTCTCGCTCGACGAGGCCTACCTCGACGTCACCGAGAACCTGAAGGGCATGCGTTCGGCGACCGAGATCGCCGAGGAGATCCGCGCGAGGATCCGCGCCGAGACGGGACTGACCGCGTCCGCGGGCGTTTCTTACAACAAGTTCCTCGCGAAGATCGCATCGGACGAGCGGAAGCCCGACGGCCTGTTCGTCATCAGGCCGGATCACGGGCCGGCGTTCGTCGAGGCCCTACCCGTGGGGAAATTCCACGGGATCGGTCCCGTAACCCGGACCAAGATGGACGGGCTCGGGATCCGCACCGGTGGGGATCTGAAACGTCAGTCGCTCATGTTCCTCCAGCAGCATTTCGGCAAGGCCGGGCCCTATTACTTCTCGCTGGCGCGGGGCGTCGACGAACGTCGCGTCTCCGCCGATCGCGTCCGAAAGTCGATCGGCGCGGAGCGGACGTTCAACGCCGACCTCTTCACGGCGGAGGAAGCCCGCGACGCCCTCGAACCGCTGATCGGCCAGGTGTGGTCCTACTGCGAGGGCTCGACGATCCGGGGACGTACGGCGACGCTCAAGGCCAGGTACGCCGACTTCCAGCAGATCACCCGCAGCCGGACGGTCGACGTCCCGGTCGCATCGCAAGCCGTGCTCGAAGGGCTCGTGTTCGCACTCCTGGAGCCCCTCTTCCCGGTCGACAAGGGGATCAGGCTCCTCGGCGTGACCCTGTCATCCCTCGAAGACGACTCGGAACGCCGTCTCGCCAGGCAGCTCCCTCTGCCATTCTAA
- a CDS encoding tetratricopeptide repeat protein, producing the protein MSGTVRTAAWALATVWVVATVVGIVVSGSSGRLQDGPPKPIVKGPPISQAEALEFGEGLADALARLDAKAVEEAIDLNALMEAASEGVKAPPRFREEFYRGTRNALERNGHTIFIEFRPVVEAGAVLRATQGIEWEGRPAFVLRVLPADGGVAYSVFILDRRPDGRIRAVDHYSLAVGEPTSQVIRRLYQAGVAQANRGLLDRLMGKEQPLIKHMDDTVRMAAANREGRSQEVLTIYDALPEELKNEKIFQVGRFNAAQKIGDEAKYLEVIQDFARRFPGDPACDLLLLDGYVLMNQPEKALECVDRLEKVLGKDAYLKVLRGGVLTLLKRPDDAIAAYRAAIAEEPDLWPAYDALLVVTLEQKQFEELAKLLDSLESQFEEDAFDLLNLDGFTEFFDSPEGKAWTEKRDKPKSDDEAPKP; encoded by the coding sequence ATGAGCGGCACGGTGCGGACGGCGGCGTGGGCGCTGGCGACGGTGTGGGTCGTCGCGACGGTGGTCGGGATCGTCGTCTCCGGCTCAAGCGGGCGATTGCAGGACGGGCCGCCGAAGCCCATCGTCAAGGGGCCGCCGATCTCCCAGGCTGAGGCTCTGGAGTTCGGCGAGGGCCTGGCCGACGCCTTGGCGAGACTCGACGCCAAGGCGGTCGAGGAGGCGATCGACCTGAACGCGTTGATGGAGGCCGCCTCCGAAGGCGTCAAGGCTCCCCCCCGGTTCCGGGAGGAGTTTTATCGCGGGACCCGGAACGCCCTGGAGCGCAACGGCCATACCATCTTCATCGAGTTTCGACCGGTGGTCGAGGCCGGCGCCGTGTTGCGCGCCACGCAGGGAATCGAGTGGGAGGGCCGACCCGCTTTCGTCCTCCGGGTGCTTCCGGCGGATGGGGGCGTCGCTTATTCCGTGTTTATCCTGGATCGCCGGCCGGACGGTCGAATTCGGGCTGTGGATCACTACTCGCTGGCCGTTGGCGAACCGACCTCGCAGGTGATCCGTCGTCTTTATCAGGCTGGCGTCGCGCAGGCCAACCGTGGGCTCCTCGACCGCCTTATGGGAAAGGAACAGCCGCTCATCAAGCACATGGACGACACCGTGCGCATGGCCGCCGCCAATCGTGAGGGGCGGTCGCAGGAGGTCCTGACGATCTACGACGCCCTCCCCGAGGAGTTGAAGAACGAGAAGATCTTTCAGGTAGGCCGGTTCAACGCGGCCCAGAAAATCGGCGACGAGGCCAAGTACCTGGAGGTGATCCAGGATTTCGCCCGACGCTTCCCGGGCGACCCCGCCTGCGATCTCCTGCTGCTGGACGGCTACGTCCTGATGAATCAGCCGGAGAAAGCCCTGGAGTGCGTGGACAGGCTGGAGAAGGTGCTGGGCAAGGACGCATACCTCAAGGTGCTGCGAGGGGGCGTTCTGACGCTCCTGAAGCGGCCCGACGACGCCATCGCGGCCTACCGCGCGGCGATCGCCGAGGAGCCGGATCTGTGGCCCGCCTACGACGCCCTGCTCGTCGTGACCCTGGAACAAAAGCAGTTCGAGGAGTTGGCGAAGCTCCTCGACTCTCTGGAGTCTCAGTTCGAGGAAGATGCCTTCGACCTGTTGAATCTCGACGGATTCACTGAGTTTTTCGACTCGCCCGAAGGCAAGGCGTGGACGGAGAAGCGCGACAAGCCGAAGTCCGACGACGAGGCGCCGAAGCCGTGA
- a CDS encoding class I SAM-dependent methyltransferase has protein sequence MPNLIVKNYTTRKFLDRYGLLNGESRILNAGSSSVRHGSKCVNVDIQRKHDVDVVCDIQSLPVPPAQFDAIVCSAVLQYCQAPERVAGEFHRVLKPGGYVFLDTPWVQPYCPDTPDRFRYSEVALRTIFKHFEIVEIGPSIRPGSAFAMLGVHIAGSMTHNRYINFLLRKAAFVVLFPFRWIRTADESKTAGAFYMICRKPPC, from the coding sequence TTGCCAAATTTGATCGTCAAGAATTATACGACCAGAAAGTTCCTGGACAGATATGGACTGTTGAACGGCGAATCCCGCATCCTCAACGCGGGCTCGTCTTCCGTGCGGCATGGATCGAAATGCGTCAATGTCGACATCCAGCGCAAGCATGACGTGGATGTCGTTTGCGACATCCAATCTTTGCCCGTTCCGCCGGCCCAATTCGACGCGATCGTCTGCTCCGCGGTGCTGCAATATTGCCAGGCTCCGGAGCGAGTCGCTGGAGAATTCCATCGCGTCCTGAAGCCGGGAGGATACGTGTTCCTCGACACCCCCTGGGTCCAGCCGTACTGTCCAGACACCCCAGATCGATTTCGATACTCGGAGGTCGCCCTCAGGACGATTTTCAAACACTTCGAGATCGTCGAGATCGGTCCTTCCATCCGTCCCGGTTCCGCGTTCGCGATGCTGGGCGTACATATCGCCGGGAGCATGACTCATAATCGCTATATCAATTTCCTGTTGCGCAAAGCCGCGTTCGTGGTTCTTTTCCCGTTTCGATGGATCAGGACCGCCGATGAGAGCAAAACCGCGGGAGCCTTCTACATGATCTGCAGAAAGCCCCCATGCTGA
- the fabF gene encoding beta-ketoacyl-ACP synthase II, translated as MGEPRRVVITGMGVVTSLGETLDQLWEALCAGRSGIGPLTLFDTKDFKVHFGGQVRDWDGAARFGVKEARHLDRFAQFALAASEAAVVDSGIDFDRLSPENCGVMIGSGIGGLSEFEAQHSICMEKGPSRISPFTIPKLMVNAGSGQVSIRWGLRGPISATATACASASNAMGDSLKLIQCGDADVIITGGSEAAITHMGLGGFAALRALSTRNDDPTRASRPFDRDRDGFVLSEGAGVMIFEAEEIARARGARIYAEVLGYGTAGDGYHITAPDEQGRGAARAMKRCLADARIPADAVDYINAHGTSTPLGDLAETVAMKSVFGPHASRLQISSTKSQLGHLLGASGGVELIASTLAIHHGVLPPTINLDEPGEGCDLDYIPNVAREVRVDHVMSNSFGFGGHNASLLIGRYDSSRRS; from the coding sequence ATGGGAGAGCCGCGACGCGTCGTCATCACCGGCATGGGGGTGGTCACGTCGCTGGGTGAGACTCTGGACCAGCTCTGGGAGGCGCTCTGCGCCGGCCGGAGCGGGATCGGACCGCTGACCCTCTTCGACACGAAGGATTTCAAGGTCCATTTCGGCGGCCAGGTCCGCGACTGGGACGGCGCGGCGCGGTTCGGCGTCAAGGAGGCCCGGCACCTCGACCGCTTCGCGCAGTTCGCGCTGGCGGCCTCCGAGGCGGCGGTGGTCGACTCGGGCATCGACTTCGACCGACTTTCCCCCGAGAACTGCGGCGTGATGATCGGCTCGGGCATCGGCGGGCTCAGCGAGTTCGAAGCCCAGCACTCGATCTGCATGGAAAAGGGCCCCTCGCGGATCAGCCCCTTCACCATCCCCAAGCTGATGGTCAACGCCGGCAGCGGCCAGGTCTCGATCCGCTGGGGCCTGCGGGGGCCGATCTCGGCCACCGCGACCGCCTGCGCCTCGGCGTCCAACGCCATGGGCGACTCGCTCAAGCTGATCCAGTGCGGCGACGCCGACGTGATCATCACCGGCGGCAGCGAGGCGGCCATCACCCACATGGGCCTGGGCGGCTTCGCCGCCCTGCGGGCGCTGTCGACCCGCAACGACGACCCGACCCGCGCCAGCCGGCCCTTCGACCGCGACCGCGACGGCTTCGTCCTCTCCGAGGGAGCCGGCGTCATGATCTTCGAGGCCGAGGAGATCGCTCGCGCCCGCGGCGCCCGGATCTACGCCGAAGTGCTGGGCTACGGGACGGCCGGCGACGGCTACCACATCACCGCCCCCGACGAGCAGGGCCGCGGCGCCGCCCGCGCCATGAAGCGATGCCTGGCCGACGCCCGGATCCCCGCCGACGCCGTCGACTACATCAACGCCCACGGCACCAGCACGCCGCTCGGCGACCTGGCCGAGACCGTCGCGATGAAGTCGGTGTTCGGCCCTCACGCCTCCCGGTTGCAGATCTCCAGCACCAAGAGCCAGCTCGGCCACTTGCTGGGGGCCTCCGGCGGCGTCGAGCTGATCGCCTCGACCCTGGCGATCCACCACGGCGTCCTCCCCCCGACCATCAACCTCGACGAGCCCGGCGAAGGTTGCGACCTGGACTACATCCCCAACGTCGCCCGCGAGGTCCGCGTGGATCACGTCATGTCCAACAGCTTCGGCTTCGGCGGCCACAACGCCAGCCTGCTGATCGGCCGCTACGATTCCTCCCGACGCTCCTGA
- the fabG gene encoding 3-oxoacyl-[acyl-carrier-protein] reductase produces the protein MAEEAGSKAGCLVDLTGQTALVTGASRGIGRAIAVKLAACGARVVGVARSLEALQGTLEAIRAAGGEADGYAADVASADDVKRVVDEVEAKYQKIHVLVNNAGVTRDGLMLRMEDDAWDEVIDVNLKGTFLFCRAVGAVMMRGRYGRIVNISSVSGLRGNPGQANYSASKAGVIGLSQTIARELASRGITVNVVAPGFITTDMTNVLPDKIKAEVKDRIPLKRLGSPEDIAEMVAFFSGPASSYVTGQVVAVDGGMTV, from the coding sequence ATGGCCGAAGAAGCGGGCTCGAAGGCGGGCTGTCTCGTAGACCTGACGGGCCAGACGGCCCTGGTGACGGGGGCCTCGCGGGGCATCGGCCGCGCGATCGCGGTGAAGCTGGCGGCCTGCGGGGCGCGGGTGGTCGGCGTCGCCCGGTCGCTCGAGGCGCTGCAGGGGACCCTGGAGGCGATCCGAGCCGCCGGCGGCGAGGCCGACGGCTACGCGGCCGACGTGGCCTCGGCCGACGACGTCAAGCGGGTCGTGGACGAGGTCGAGGCGAAATATCAGAAGATCCACGTCCTGGTGAATAACGCGGGCGTGACCCGCGACGGCCTGATGCTGCGGATGGAGGACGACGCCTGGGACGAGGTGATCGACGTCAACCTCAAGGGGACGTTCCTCTTCTGCCGGGCGGTGGGCGCGGTGATGATGCGCGGCCGATACGGCCGGATCGTCAACATCAGCAGCGTGTCGGGCCTGCGCGGCAACCCGGGGCAGGCGAACTATTCCGCCAGCAAGGCCGGGGTGATCGGCCTGAGCCAGACCATCGCCCGCGAGCTGGCCTCGCGGGGGATCACCGTCAACGTGGTGGCGCCGGGCTTCATCACGACCGACATGACCAACGTCCTGCCCGACAAGATCAAGGCCGAGGTGAAGGACCGGATCCCCCTGAAGCGGCTGGGCTCGCCCGAGGACATCGCCGAGATGGTGGCGTTCTTCAGCGGCCCGGCGTCGAGCTACGTGACGGGGCAGGTGGTGGCCGTCGACGGCGGCATGACCGTCTGA
- a CDS encoding DUF1559 domain-containing protein: protein MPRRRPRPNPVVAMLDAESIRIRGQAGPLSARLGFTLIEILVALLIIGVLVAFVIPAVLSARRAAARAQCLSNLKQVGIALESYNGLHHRFAPALRYPNGAVLTQLSPFPALLPGLEQQALFDAVNFAFLEGDSPESPTIENRTVRGVRLGVLLCPADGVAERGSNYRFNRGVFNNKAGPPVYDGPFGLGVVPTAAAVSDGLSRTAFVSERISGDFSTNAPAGGRNVKRPLNDLGANTSDEDYARLCLQSRPDAWIWRSGRYWFYSGDLNTLYSHFGSPNDARPSCGWDGLREWVCIGLNPPRSFHGGVGVLFGDGHVETVADGVDGKVWRALGTHAAKD, encoded by the coding sequence ATGCCCCGAAGGCGTCCCCGCCCGAATCCGGTGGTCGCTATGCTCGACGCCGAGTCGATCAGGATTCGTGGACAGGCCGGGCCCCTCTCGGCTCGCCTCGGGTTCACGTTGATCGAGATCCTCGTCGCCCTGTTGATCATCGGCGTCCTGGTCGCGTTCGTGATCCCGGCGGTCCTCTCCGCGCGACGGGCGGCGGCGCGGGCGCAATGTCTCTCGAATCTGAAGCAGGTCGGCATCGCCCTCGAGTCGTACAACGGCCTGCACCACCGATTCGCCCCCGCCTTGCGCTACCCCAACGGGGCCGTCCTCACGCAGCTCTCCCCGTTCCCGGCGCTCTTGCCGGGCCTGGAGCAGCAGGCCCTGTTCGACGCCGTCAATTTCGCATTCCTGGAGGGGGATTCCCCCGAGTCTCCGACGATCGAGAACCGGACCGTCCGGGGCGTCAGGCTGGGGGTCTTGCTGTGCCCCGCCGACGGCGTCGCGGAACGGGGGTCCAATTACCGCTTCAACCGCGGCGTGTTCAACAACAAGGCCGGCCCTCCGGTCTACGACGGCCCATTCGGGCTCGGCGTCGTCCCGACCGCCGCGGCCGTCAGCGACGGCCTCTCGCGCACGGCGTTCGTCAGCGAGCGGATTTCGGGGGATTTTTCCACGAACGCCCCGGCCGGCGGACGGAACGTCAAGCGGCCTCTCAACGACCTGGGGGCCAACACCTCGGACGAGGATTATGCTCGCCTCTGCCTCCAATCCAGGCCCGACGCCTGGATCTGGAGGTCGGGGCGATACTGGTTCTATTCGGGCGACTTGAACACCTTGTACAGCCATTTCGGCTCGCCCAACGACGCGCGGCCGTCCTGCGGCTGGGACGGTCTGCGCGAGTGGGTCTGCATCGGCCTCAATCCGCCGCGCTCGTTCCATGGGGGGGTGGGCGTCCTGTTCGGGGACGGGCATGTGGAAACGGTCGCCGACGGCGTCGACGGCAAGGTCTGGCGGGCGCTCGGGACCCACGCCGCGAAGGACTGA